One genomic segment of Belonocnema kinseyi isolate 2016_QV_RU_SX_M_011 chromosome 2, B_treatae_v1, whole genome shotgun sequence includes these proteins:
- the LOC117183004 gene encoding uncharacterized protein LOC117183004: protein MQISKNSTLIKLTPLFDGKLLRVGGRLKYSLLTYNEKHPLILPPESILTTIIIRDCHLRCLHGGVQLILGTLRQSYWIIRGRNLVRLLIHRCIPYVRNRGNTQQQLMSDLTSIRITPPERAFINTVVDYAGPINVRTSKEQGHYSHKAWICIFVCCTSRSVHLELVSDYTTEAFIAAYICFVSCLGLCRTLCSHEGTNFVGADRQLQVMFSEASAEFASVATYLASHGIQWKFNPPAAPHFGVLWEAAVKSTKFHLRRVIGDQLLNGAFSHVHLKCSDCQPISSWTKAGGMF, encoded by the coding sequence atgcagatttctAAGAATAGCACTCTAATAAAGTTGACTCCACTTTTTGATGGTAAACTTCTTCGTGTCGGAGGTCGCTTAAAGTACTCTCTTCTCACTTATAATGAGAAGCACCCACTGATTCTACCTCCTGAGTCTATTCTCACAACTATTATCATCCGCGACTGTCACCTTCGCTGTCTTCATGGTGGTGTCCAACTTATCCTTGGAACGTTACGACAATCTTATTGGATTATTCGAGGTCGCAATTTGGTCCGATTATTGATTCATCGGTGCATTCCATACGTCAGAAATAGAGGTAATACTCAGCAACAGCTGATGAGTGACCTCACTTCTATTCGCATTACTCCACCTGAACGAGCATTCATAAACACTGTGGTAGACTATGCTGGTCCCATCAATGTTCGCACCTCAAAAGAACAAGGTCATTATTCGCACAAAGCCTGGATTTGTATTTTCGTCTGTTGTACCTCCCGCTCAGTTCATCTCGAGTTGGTTTCTGATTACACAACAGAAGCCTTCATAGCTGCTTATATTTGCTTTGTTTCTTGTCTTGGTCTTTGTCGAACGTTGTGTAGTCACGAGGGTACGAATTTTGTGGGAGCAGATCGTCAACTACAGGTAATGTTTTCTGAAGCATCAGCAGAGTTTGCTTCGGTCGCTACATACCTTGCTTCGCATGGTATTCAGTGGAAATTCAACCCTCCTGCAGCACCTCACTTTGGAGTTTTATGGGAAGCTGCAGTTAAGTCGACAAAATTCCATCTTCGTCGAGTCATTGGAGACCAATTGTTAAATGGTGCCTTCTCCCACGTTCATCTTAAGTGCAGTGATTGTCAGCCTATTTCGTCGTGGACGAAAGCGGGCGGAATGTTTTGA